A single region of the Pseudomonadota bacterium genome encodes:
- the aprB gene encoding adenylyl-sulfate reductase subunit beta has translation MPSYVETAKCDGCKGGDKTACMYICPNDLMVLNVEAMKAYNQEPDACWECYSCVKICPQGAIAVRGYNDFVPMGGQVHPMRSSDSIMWTVKFRNGNMKRFKFPIRTTAEGAANAYLGKKGGSLDDEKLLLEGDLPTPKK, from the coding sequence ATGCCAAGCTATGTAGAAACTGCAAAATGTGACGGTTGTAAAGGCGGCGATAAAACTGCCTGCATGTACATCTGCCCCAATGACCTGATGGTCTTGAATGTTGAGGCGATGAAGGCATACAACCAAGAGCCTGATGCATGCTGGGAATGCTATTCCTGTGTGAAAATCTGCCCGCAGGGCGCGATTGCTGTTCGTGGTTATAATGACTTTGTACCCATGGGCGGTCAGGTGCATCCGATGAGGAGTTCCGACTCCATCATGTGGACCGTTAAATTCCGTAACGGTAACATGAAACGTTTCAAGTTCCCCATCCGGACAACGGCTGAGGGCGCTGCCAATGCTTATTTAGGAAAGAAGGGTGGAAGTCTCGACGATGAGAAACTGCTCCTTGAAGGCGATCTGCCTACCCCTAAAAAATAA